From one Agathobaculum sp. NTUH-O15-33 genomic stretch:
- a CDS encoding pyruvate carboxylase: MEIQKFKKILVANRGEIALRIFRACYDLNLRTVAIYSQDDTYSLYRTRADEAYLIGENKSPLAAYLDIPAIIDLAKRRQVDAIHPGYGFLSENADFAAACEQAGIAFIGPSHTILEQMGDKLTAKTIAKACGVSTIPGSTRALIDENDAVQLAEEYGYPVLLKAAGGGGGRGMRRCDTPEEIRTNFQMVKNEAKKAFGNEDIFIEKYLVEPKHIEVQVLGDQYGNIVHLFERDCSLQRRYQKVVEFAPAWSVPEEIRAKLYEDAVKIARYVGYVSAGTIEFLVDRDGNYYFIEMNPRIQVEHTVTEELTGVDLVRAQLLIAEGYPLSDPAIGIREQADVQARGFAMQCRITTEDPKNNFLPDTGKITSYRSGGGNGVRLDGSNTYAGAIISPYYDSLLVKITCHDHTFGGLCQKALRAISEEHIRGVKTNIPFITNILQHPVFRAGKCHTRFIDETPELFDFEEGRDRATKVLRYIAALQVANPSAERAQYDVPRFPAYQDSPPRREGLKQLLDREGPEAVKRYVLGEKKLLITDTTMRDAHQSLLSTRMRTRDMLGAAPGTAEILNDCFSLEMWGGATFDTAYRFLHESPWERLDLLREKIPNIPFQMLLRGSSLVGYANYPDNLVRAFVRQAAKGGIDVFRVFDSLNWLPGMEIAIDEVLQQNKLCEATICYTGDIMDPKRDKYSLQYYVDLAKQIEKRGAHILCIKDMSGLLKPYAAKKLVTALKNEIGLPIHLHTHDTSGNQVAALLMAAEAGVDIVDTAIDSLSSITSQPSMNAVVAALHGQERDTGLELDRLQALSEYWADVRLRYASFDNGMKAPSTDIYRYEMPGGQYTNLKSQVTAVGLGTQFEAVREMYIQVNQMLGDIIKVTPSSKMVGDLAIFMVQNQLTPENILEKGEALTFPDSVVSYFKGMMGQPAGGFPEGLQKLILKGEEPITCRPGELLPPVDFDAAREQVRQFTPDPNDRTVVSWCLYPKVVEEFCRHRQEYGYITRMGSHVFFNGMALGETNQIMIEDGKTLVVKYLGLGDQNEDGTRSVLFELNGMRREVTVPDVQAKTTAQRIPLADPEDKGQIGAPMPGMVSRVMIREGDTVEKNQVLLLIESMKMETSVVARMAGRVETLRIAENTAVKAGELLAVIK; the protein is encoded by the coding sequence ATGGAAATTCAGAAATTCAAAAAAATCCTTGTGGCGAACCGCGGCGAGATCGCGCTTCGCATTTTCCGCGCCTGCTATGACCTGAACCTCAGAACCGTTGCGATCTATTCACAGGACGATACCTACAGCCTGTACCGCACCCGCGCGGACGAAGCGTACTTGATCGGCGAAAACAAAAGCCCGCTTGCCGCCTATCTGGACATCCCGGCCATTATCGATCTGGCAAAGCGCCGTCAGGTGGACGCGATCCATCCCGGCTATGGGTTCCTGTCCGAAAACGCGGATTTTGCCGCCGCCTGCGAGCAGGCCGGTATCGCGTTCATCGGCCCGTCGCACACCATTTTGGAGCAGATGGGCGATAAGCTGACCGCCAAGACCATCGCGAAGGCGTGCGGCGTTTCCACCATTCCGGGCTCGACCCGCGCCCTGATCGATGAAAACGACGCGGTCCAGCTCGCGGAGGAATACGGCTACCCCGTGCTGCTCAAAGCGGCGGGCGGCGGCGGCGGTCGCGGCATGCGCCGCTGCGATACCCCGGAGGAGATCCGCACCAATTTCCAAATGGTCAAAAACGAGGCCAAGAAGGCCTTTGGCAACGAGGATATCTTCATTGAAAAGTATCTGGTCGAGCCGAAGCATATCGAGGTGCAGGTGCTGGGCGACCAGTACGGCAACATCGTTCATCTGTTTGAGCGCGATTGCTCGCTCCAGCGGCGCTATCAAAAGGTCGTGGAGTTCGCCCCGGCGTGGAGCGTGCCCGAGGAGATCCGCGCAAAGCTGTACGAGGACGCGGTCAAGATCGCCCGGTATGTCGGCTATGTGTCGGCGGGCACGATCGAATTTCTGGTCGACCGCGACGGCAACTACTATTTTATCGAAATGAACCCGCGTATTCAGGTAGAGCACACGGTCACCGAGGAGCTGACCGGGGTCGATCTGGTGCGCGCGCAGCTTTTGATTGCCGAGGGGTATCCGCTGTCCGATCCCGCGATCGGCATCCGCGAGCAGGCGGATGTGCAGGCGCGCGGCTTTGCCATGCAGTGTCGCATCACCACGGAGGACCCCAAGAACAACTTCCTGCCGGATACCGGCAAGATCACCTCGTACCGCTCGGGCGGCGGCAACGGCGTGCGGCTGGACGGCAGCAACACCTACGCGGGCGCGATTATTTCCCCGTATTACGATTCGCTGCTCGTCAAGATCACCTGCCACGACCATACCTTTGGGGGGCTGTGCCAAAAGGCGCTGCGCGCGATCAGCGAGGAGCACATCCGCGGCGTGAAGACCAATATCCCCTTTATCACGAACATTTTGCAGCACCCGGTATTCCGGGCGGGCAAGTGCCACACCCGCTTTATCGACGAAACCCCGGAGCTGTTCGATTTTGAGGAGGGCAGGGACCGCGCGACCAAGGTGCTGCGCTACATTGCCGCGCTGCAGGTCGCCAATCCCTCCGCCGAGCGAGCGCAGTACGATGTGCCGCGCTTCCCGGCGTATCAGGATTCGCCCCCGCGCCGCGAGGGTCTCAAGCAGCTGCTCGACCGCGAGGGGCCGGAAGCGGTTAAGCGGTATGTGCTGGGCGAAAAAAAGCTGCTGATCACCGATACCACCATGCGCGACGCGCACCAATCGCTGCTGTCCACCCGCATGCGCACCCGCGATATGCTGGGCGCCGCGCCCGGCACGGCAGAGATTTTAAACGATTGCTTTTCGCTGGAAATGTGGGGCGGCGCGACGTTCGATACCGCCTACCGTTTCCTGCACGAATCCCCGTGGGAGCGCCTCGACCTGCTGCGCGAAAAAATACCCAACATTCCGTTCCAGATGCTGCTGCGCGGGTCCAGCTTGGTCGGCTACGCGAACTATCCGGATAATCTGGTGCGCGCGTTCGTGCGGCAGGCCGCGAAGGGCGGCATCGATGTGTTCCGCGTTTTCGATTCGCTCAACTGGCTGCCCGGCATGGAGATCGCGATCGACGAGGTTTTGCAGCAGAATAAGCTGTGCGAAGCCACGATTTGCTACACCGGCGACATCATGGACCCCAAACGCGATAAGTATTCGTTACAGTACTATGTTGATCTGGCCAAACAGATCGAAAAGCGCGGCGCGCATATCCTCTGCATCAAGGATATGTCCGGCCTGCTCAAGCCGTACGCGGCGAAAAAGCTGGTCACGGCGCTGAAAAATGAAATCGGCCTGCCCATCCACCTGCACACGCACGATACCTCGGGCAATCAGGTCGCGGCGCTGCTGATGGCGGCGGAAGCCGGTGTGGATATTGTGGATACCGCGATCGATTCGCTGTCCTCCATCACCAGCCAGCCGTCGATGAACGCCGTTGTCGCGGCACTGCACGGGCAGGAGCGGGACACCGGGCTGGAGCTGGACCGCTTGCAGGCGCTCAGCGAGTACTGGGCGGACGTCCGGCTGCGTTACGCGTCGTTCGATAACGGCATGAAAGCGCCGTCCACCGATATTTACCGGTACGAAATGCCCGGCGGCCAGTACACCAACCTGAAAAGTCAGGTCACGGCGGTCGGTCTGGGCACGCAGTTTGAAGCGGTACGCGAGATGTACATTCAGGTCAACCAAATGCTGGGCGATATCATCAAGGTGACGCCGTCCTCTAAAATGGTGGGCGATCTGGCCATTTTCATGGTGCAAAACCAGCTTACGCCGGAAAACATACTGGAAAAGGGCGAAGCGCTCACCTTCCCCGATTCCGTCGTCTCCTACTTCAAGGGCATGATGGGCCAGCCCGCTGGCGGCTTCCCGGAAGGGCTGCAAAAGCTCATTCTCAAGGGAGAGGAGCCCATCACCTGCCGCCCGGGCGAATTGCTGCCGCCGGTGGATTTCGACGCGGCGCGCGAGCAGGTCCGGCAGTTTACGCCGGACCCGAACGACCGCACCGTGGTTTCCTGGTGCCTGTATCCCAAGGTTGTGGAGGAATTTTGCCGCCACCGGCAGGAATACGGCTATATCACCCGCATGGGCAGCCATGTGTTCTTTAACGGCATGGCGCTTGGCGAAACCAACCAGATCATGATCGAGGATGGTAAAACGCTGGTCGTCAAGTACCTCGGTCTGGGCGATCAGAACGAGGACGGCACGCGCAGCGTCCTGTTCGAGCTGAACGGCATGCGGCGCGAAGTGACCGTGCCCGATGTGCAGGCCAAGACCACCGCCCAGCGCATCCCGCTGGCCGATCCGGAGGATAAGGGCCAGATCGGCGCGCCCATGCCGGGCATGGTCTCGCGCGTGATGATCCGCGAGGGCGACACGGTGGAAAAGAATCAGGTCCTGCTGCTGATCGAGTCCATGAAAATGGAGACCTCGGTCGTCGCGCGCATGGCGGGCCGGGTCGAAACGCTCCGCATAGCGGAAAACACGGCGGTAAAGGCCGGCGAGCTACTTGCGGTAATCAAATAA
- a CDS encoding BCCT family transporter: MKEKVKIRPAVMSVTVILFVLMLAAILINGEAFYYVLNTVVMNTLMSSVGWAVSLVMLFMVILCIVIMVTPLGKIRLGGPNAKPKFSYMQWFGISLCTGIGAGVVFWGAAEPLLFAMEPSASTGLAAGSNGAVLWSMLHCFLQWGLTPYASCVIMGVILSYAILNMNAPFKASSCLVPIFGEKVLKSRWCDVFDAISAFALTGAVAGGLGYGAMQLSAAVKAFTGFEPSPTVYAIIIIVMFFCYNASAVSGLRNGITLLSNRNTQLFFILLLFVLLAGPTAYICNLFTESLGEYLSEFFSASLYTAPYVDSGMWPQNWDMYWWVDWMAYAPLLGLFMVRVAYGRTLREFVLIEWLFPALFGIIWFSVFGGTILHAQLFDGIDFYSVYLAEGAEALTLSMFNVLPLSTIAKVVMLIIITVSLVTQCDSMTVTLAGMCMEKSDENTEAPIPLKLFWGIVFAVIALVFTVLGGIGGVKTIKSFCGIPLTFICLFVTLGYLRYMAKRPRKTTGEYEYEDAVKDAPDNGQPEAPKSKLLGKLGW; the protein is encoded by the coding sequence ATGAAAGAAAAGGTAAAAATCAGACCGGCCGTCATGTCTGTCACGGTCATCCTATTTGTACTGATGCTTGCAGCAATCCTCATCAACGGTGAAGCGTTCTACTATGTACTCAATACGGTAGTCATGAACACGCTGATGTCCAGCGTGGGCTGGGCCGTCAGCTTGGTCATGCTGTTTATGGTTATCCTTTGTATCGTCATTATGGTCACGCCGCTTGGCAAAATTCGGCTGGGCGGCCCGAACGCGAAGCCGAAGTTCAGCTATATGCAGTGGTTTGGTATCTCGCTCTGCACCGGTATCGGCGCGGGCGTGGTGTTCTGGGGCGCGGCGGAACCGCTGCTGTTCGCCATGGAACCCTCGGCCAGCACCGGTCTTGCGGCCGGCAGCAACGGCGCGGTACTGTGGAGCATGCTGCACTGCTTCCTGCAATGGGGCCTGACGCCGTATGCCAGCTGCGTGATCATGGGCGTTATCCTGTCCTATGCGATCCTCAACATGAACGCGCCCTTTAAGGCCAGCTCCTGTCTGGTGCCGATCTTCGGCGAAAAGGTGCTTAAAAGCCGCTGGTGCGACGTGTTCGACGCGATCTCCGCTTTCGCCCTGACCGGCGCTGTCGCCGGCGGCTTGGGCTACGGCGCGATGCAGCTTTCCGCGGCGGTGAAAGCCTTTACCGGTTTTGAGCCGAGTCCCACGGTGTATGCGATCATCATTATCGTCATGTTCTTCTGCTATAACGCTTCCGCCGTGAGCGGCCTGCGCAACGGCATTACCTTACTGTCCAACCGCAACACGCAGCTTTTCTTCATTCTGCTGCTGTTCGTGCTGCTCGCCGGTCCCACGGCGTATATCTGCAACCTGTTCACGGAAAGCCTCGGCGAGTACCTGAGCGAGTTCTTCTCCGCCAGCCTGTATACCGCGCCCTACGTGGACAGCGGCATGTGGCCCCAGAACTGGGATATGTACTGGTGGGTCGACTGGATGGCCTACGCGCCGCTGCTCGGCCTGTTCATGGTACGCGTGGCCTACGGCCGCACCCTACGCGAGTTCGTTCTGATCGAGTGGCTGTTCCCGGCGCTGTTCGGCATCATCTGGTTCTCCGTTTTCGGCGGCACCATTCTGCATGCCCAGCTGTTCGACGGCATCGATTTCTACAGCGTGTATCTGGCGGAAGGCGCGGAAGCGCTGACGCTCTCCATGTTCAACGTCTTGCCGCTCTCAACGATAGCGAAGGTCGTGATGCTCATTATTATTACGGTCTCGCTCGTGACGCAATGCGACTCCATGACCGTTACCCTCGCGGGCATGTGCATGGAAAAGAGCGACGAGAACACCGAAGCGCCCATCCCGCTGAAGCTGTTCTGGGGCATCGTGTTTGCCGTGATCGCGCTGGTGTTCACGGTGCTTGGCGGTATTGGCGGTGTAAAAACCATCAAATCCTTCTGCGGCATACCGCTCACGTTCATCTGTCTGTTCGTAACGCTCGGCTACTTACGCTATATGGCCAAACGGCCGCGTAAGACCACCGGCGAATACGAATATGAGGACGCGGTGAAGGACGCGCCCGACAACGGCCAGCCGGAAGCTCCCAAGAGCAAACTTTTGGGCAAACTGGGCTGGTAA
- a CDS encoding alanine/glycine:cation symporter family protein produces MNISDLIFKIDNMLWATPLIALIFITAVVYCVIMKFGNVTKVKLQWKLLKSGGGSQEGISPFETFCSVAAYRVAVGNIGGVMVAIMYGGPGAVFWMLVTALVTSAIAYAENSLGQIYKVRQDGQYRGGPYFYMENGLPWKKLGKVLAVIFALLATVGVPLLVTGPSANNIAMAFENSFGVAPVISGAVIAVLLFLVISGGVRRIAKFSTIIVPFMTIGYLIITLIVLIANASAIPSTIAMMVGSAFNAHALFGGMIGGAFSYGVKRAVNSSGSGFGETPASAAAAETAHPATQGMVNAFSVYIDVAVCFCSGIMALITDCFNVLGADGVAFMHIGSGSEAMAVQAASNTAGVVWVQEAANSVMPGIGGALIAIALTCFAYSTCIAYYYEGESGLAYLFRHLKQETRGKLIWAIRIVMPILFFVWANVTAATAWAISEVMFGLMAWINGIALVFLIPTVKKVYDDYMAQRKAGVENPYFNPKKLGIRNCDVWMEINKEQIDKEAMQKEETTV; encoded by the coding sequence ATGAATATCTCGGATCTGATTTTTAAGATCGACAATATGCTGTGGGCGACCCCGCTGATCGCGCTGATCTTTATCACCGCAGTCGTTTACTGCGTAATCATGAAGTTCGGTAACGTCACTAAGGTAAAGTTACAATGGAAGCTGCTGAAATCGGGCGGGGGCTCGCAGGAAGGCATCTCTCCGTTTGAAACGTTCTGCTCGGTAGCCGCTTACCGCGTCGCGGTCGGCAACATCGGCGGCGTTATGGTCGCGATCATGTACGGCGGCCCCGGCGCAGTGTTCTGGATGCTGGTCACCGCGCTGGTCACCTCGGCGATTGCTTACGCGGAAAACAGCCTAGGCCAGATTTACAAGGTCCGGCAGGACGGGCAGTACCGCGGCGGCCCCTACTTCTATATGGAAAACGGCCTGCCGTGGAAGAAGCTCGGCAAGGTGCTCGCCGTTATCTTCGCGCTGCTGGCTACGGTCGGCGTGCCGCTGCTCGTTACCGGCCCCAGCGCGAACAACATTGCCATGGCGTTTGAGAACAGCTTTGGCGTTGCGCCCGTTATTTCCGGCGCTGTCATTGCGGTTTTGCTGTTCCTCGTCATCTCCGGCGGCGTGCGCCGCATTGCGAAATTCTCCACCATTATTGTTCCGTTTATGACCATCGGCTATCTGATCATCACCCTGATCGTGCTGATCGCGAACGCCAGCGCCATTCCCTCGACGATCGCGATGATGGTAGGCAGCGCGTTCAATGCGCACGCGCTCTTCGGCGGCATGATCGGCGGCGCGTTCTCGTACGGCGTCAAGCGCGCGGTCAACTCCTCCGGTTCCGGTTTCGGCGAGACCCCGGCGTCCGCCGCCGCGGCGGAGACCGCGCACCCGGCCACACAGGGCATGGTCAATGCATTTTCCGTTTATATTGACGTTGCCGTTTGCTTCTGCTCCGGCATCATGGCGCTGATTACCGATTGCTTCAACGTGCTGGGCGCGGACGGCGTGGCCTTCATGCACATCGGTTCGGGCTCCGAAGCCATGGCGGTACAGGCGGCCAGCAACACCGCGGGCGTCGTATGGGTACAGGAAGCGGCCAACTCGGTCATGCCGGGCATCGGCGGCGCTTTGATCGCGATCGCGCTCACCTGTTTCGCGTACTCTACCTGCATTGCCTACTATTACGAAGGCGAATCCGGCTTGGCGTACCTGTTCAGACATTTGAAGCAAGAAACGCGCGGCAAGCTGATTTGGGCTATCCGCATCGTTATGCCGATCCTGTTCTTTGTATGGGCGAACGTTACGGCTGCCACCGCGTGGGCGATCAGCGAAGTGATGTTCGGCCTGATGGCTTGGATCAACGGCATCGCGCTGGTATTCCTCATCCCGACGGTCAAGAAGGTTTACGACGACTATATGGCGCAGCGCAAGGCCGGCGTTGAAAATCCGTATTTCAACCCCAAAAAGCTTGGCATCAGAAACTGCGACGTATGGATGGAAATCAACAAGGAGCAGATTGATAAGGAGGCGATGCAGAAGGAAGAGACAACAGTCTGA
- a CDS encoding sugar phosphate isomerase/epimerase family protein, whose product MYTSKSANRKFKLGMHSYTLHLSGLGESWGFQSEGKTFAFDKVIDLDKLMDLAVEEGIEVLHITLVDLDNDVSPEHLAAVKANAEKHGLDLELNVSFNAPSDPRVNATIEDALEIGHAIGAKLVKFSTDVEHPHPISHACMCPEAMAQMSEIVMNFKKNLPTIEKYGMKIAIENHCDLFSDEVIWMVKQLNHPLIGACCDTINSLMMAEGIEECVRKMAPYCYCVHFCDNRVFADPDGTHSLGCAIGDGDVDVIEVMKILRENAPEELDTIDLEIELPLSGYTLEEGRKEEIDAMRKSIKYMHEVLDIGITGR is encoded by the coding sequence ATGTACACTTCCAAAAGCGCAAACCGCAAGTTCAAGCTTGGCATGCACAGCTACACCCTGCACCTGAGCGGTCTCGGCGAAAGCTGGGGTTTCCAGAGCGAAGGCAAGACCTTTGCGTTCGACAAGGTGATTGATCTGGATAAACTGATGGACCTGGCGGTGGAGGAGGGCATCGAAGTCCTTCACATCACGCTGGTTGATCTGGATAACGATGTTTCGCCCGAGCATCTCGCGGCCGTCAAGGCGAACGCGGAAAAGCACGGTCTGGATCTGGAACTGAACGTTTCCTTCAACGCGCCGAGCGATCCGCGCGTCAACGCCACAATCGAGGACGCGCTCGAGATCGGCCACGCGATCGGCGCGAAGCTGGTTAAGTTCAGCACCGATGTGGAGCATCCGCACCCCATCTCGCACGCCTGCATGTGCCCCGAGGCAATGGCGCAGATGTCCGAGATCGTGATGAATTTCAAGAAGAACCTTCCCACCATTGAAAAGTACGGCATGAAGATCGCCATCGAGAACCACTGCGACCTGTTTTCGGACGAGGTCATTTGGATGGTCAAGCAGCTCAATCACCCGCTGATCGGCGCGTGCTGCGACACCATCAACTCGCTCATGATGGCCGAAGGCATTGAGGAATGCGTGCGCAAGATGGCGCCGTATTGCTACTGCGTGCACTTCTGTGATAACCGCGTGTTCGCCGACCCGGACGGCACCCATTCGCTGGGCTGCGCCATCGGCGACGGTGATGTGGACGTGATCGAGGTCATGAAGATCCTGCGCGAGAACGCGCCCGAGGAACTCGACACCATCGACCTTGAGATCGAGCTGCCTCTTTCCGGCTACACGCTTGAGGAAGGCCGCAAGGAGGAGATCGACGCCATGCGCAAGAGCATCAAGTACATGCACGAGGTGCTTGATATCGGCATTACCGGCCGCTAA
- a CDS encoding helix-turn-helix transcriptional regulator, whose amino-acid sequence MNQKVNIRIFHECNGEHAHEFPQILVPLEETMQIRIGETEYEVTSQELCFVPAGMKHQCNYLGRLLAIDLSEDMLETRDAVLLSYPLIVSMRGQITQLVELIQAELQQNPDSKSVRYLYSYLYSKLIENCAAPSIRYISQYYDLPITVDQLAKIENYNVTYYSDWFKQQTGFSPSLYLRCIRIDRAKELLTSTNFSVMEIAVMVGYSSNSTFTRAFHNITGMTPKAYRECPCFQKIG is encoded by the coding sequence ATGAATCAGAAGGTCAATATTCGTATTTTTCATGAGTGCAACGGGGAGCACGCCCACGAGTTTCCGCAAATTCTGGTACCGCTCGAGGAAACGATGCAGATTCGGATCGGGGAGACCGAGTATGAGGTCACCTCGCAGGAATTGTGCTTTGTTCCGGCCGGTATGAAGCACCAGTGCAACTATCTGGGCAGGCTGCTGGCGATCGACCTTTCGGAGGATATGCTGGAGACCCGGGACGCCGTGCTGCTGTCCTACCCCCTGATCGTATCGATGCGCGGCCAGATCACCCAGTTGGTCGAGCTGATCCAAGCCGAGCTGCAGCAGAATCCGGACAGCAAATCGGTGCGTTACCTGTACAGCTACCTGTACTCCAAGCTGATCGAAAACTGCGCCGCGCCGTCCATCCGCTACATCAGCCAGTATTACGATCTGCCGATCACGGTCGATCAGCTGGCGAAGATCGAAAATTACAACGTCACCTATTACAGCGACTGGTTCAAACAGCAGACCGGCTTTTCGCCCAGCCTGTATCTGCGCTGCATTCGGATCGACCGGGCGAAGGAGCTGCTTACAAGCACCAATTTCAGTGTGATGGAGATCGCCGTCATGGTGGGCTATTCCAGTAATTCCACCTTTACGCGCGCGTTTCATAATATCACCGGCATGACCCCAAAGGCCTACCGGGAATGCCCCTGCTTCCAAAAAATCGGCTAA
- a CDS encoding glycyl-radical enzyme activating protein codes for MGLEMIEKDRQGMVLRIERSSIHDGDGFRTVVFFKGCPLRCQWCSTPESQSFGVEHTADNAYGSLMTVEEVMKEIRKDSLFFFLSTGGVTLSGGEVLSQPEFALALLRNCKKECFNTAVETCFFGPWEHIETMLPYINTIYADMKLIDSDLHKKYCGVDNSLILDNMLRTNEVESKLRLVIRTPIIPGINDSDEELNRIGEFCAKLRHLDYVQLLPYHRLGTETYKKLGRPYLLEHVKSPSFEEMERCRNVIRQYVGKTI; via the coding sequence ATGGGACTGGAAATGATCGAAAAAGACAGGCAAGGGATGGTGCTGCGCATCGAGCGGTCGTCTATCCACGATGGAGACGGCTTCCGCACGGTCGTGTTTTTTAAAGGCTGCCCCCTGCGCTGCCAATGGTGCTCCACCCCGGAGAGCCAGTCCTTCGGCGTTGAGCATACCGCCGACAATGCCTATGGCAGCCTGATGACCGTGGAGGAGGTAATGAAGGAGATCCGTAAGGATTCCCTGTTTTTCTTCCTTTCCACCGGCGGCGTGACCCTATCCGGCGGCGAGGTTTTGTCGCAGCCGGAATTTGCCCTTGCTCTGCTGAGAAACTGCAAAAAGGAATGCTTCAATACCGCCGTGGAGACCTGCTTTTTTGGCCCGTGGGAGCACATCGAGACCATGCTTCCCTACATCAACACCATCTACGCGGATATGAAGCTGATCGACAGCGACCTGCATAAAAAATACTGCGGCGTGGATAATAGCCTGATCTTAGACAACATGCTGAGAACCAACGAGGTCGAAAGCAAGCTCCGTCTGGTCATCCGCACGCCGATCATTCCGGGCATCAACGATTCCGATGAGGAACTGAACCGCATCGGAGAATTCTGCGCGAAGCTGCGCCATCTGGACTATGTGCAGCTGCTGCCCTATCACCGCTTGGGGACGGAAACCTACAAAAAGCTGGGCCGCCCCTATCTGCTGGAGCATGTCAAATCGCCCTCGTTCGAGGAAATGGAACGCTGCCGGAACGTGATACGGCAATACGTCGGCAAGACGATCTAG
- a CDS encoding YgjV family protein → MYHLVAQAIGFLGMALCIGCFQCKSSRLLLLFQLLGNTVYVVHYLMLGAYSGCVSAALLACSAIPICAGDQPWGKWKGWKWLFSALAVVACIFTYQDIFSLLPCAATVIFIMTNYSGNGKVIRRCKLFLVGPMWVVYNAYVRSISGTMSEAFGMVSALVSLCRFGAKPLEKDIGDAVDCGSEEPAAR, encoded by the coding sequence GTGTATCACTTGGTGGCTCAAGCGATCGGTTTTCTTGGCATGGCCCTTTGTATCGGCTGCTTCCAATGCAAAAGCAGCCGGCTCCTACTCCTGTTTCAACTGCTCGGCAACACGGTATATGTCGTGCACTATCTGATGCTTGGCGCGTATAGCGGCTGCGTCAGCGCCGCGCTTCTCGCGTGCAGCGCGATACCGATCTGCGCGGGCGATCAGCCGTGGGGAAAATGGAAGGGCTGGAAATGGCTCTTTTCCGCGTTGGCGGTCGTCGCCTGCATCTTTACCTATCAGGATATTTTCAGTCTGCTGCCTTGCGCCGCGACTGTCATCTTTATCATGACCAACTACTCCGGCAACGGCAAGGTGATTCGCCGGTGCAAGCTGTTTCTCGTGGGTCCCATGTGGGTCGTTTACAATGCCTATGTGCGTTCCATCTCCGGCACGATGTCCGAAGCGTTCGGCATGGTCTCGGCGCTGGTCTCACTGTGCCGCTTCGGAGCGAAGCCGCTGGAAAAGGACATTGGGGACGCGGTGGACTGCGGCAGCGAAGAACCGGCCGCCCGCTGA